A single window of Achromobacter xylosoxidans DNA harbors:
- a CDS encoding amino acid ABC transporter ATP-binding protein, with amino-acid sequence MISARGIVKSFGANRVLDQVSLELGKGEVVAVIGPSGSGKSTFLRCLNHLETIDDGTIEIEGEALATAVPGGHSRYASDGDVRRICRKMGMVFQSFNLFPHMTVLQNIIEAPMIVKGMARAAIVPKAEELLRKVGLLNKRDNYPTRLSGGQKQRVAIARALAMEPDIMLFDEPTSALDPELTGEVLRTMRQLADEHMTMLVVTHEMGFAREVAHRVIFMDEGRIVEEAPSADFFRAPQHPRSREFLAHML; translated from the coding sequence ATGATCTCGGCGCGCGGCATCGTCAAGTCGTTCGGCGCCAACCGCGTGCTGGACCAGGTTTCGCTGGAACTGGGCAAGGGCGAGGTGGTGGCGGTGATCGGCCCGTCGGGCTCGGGCAAGAGCACCTTCCTGCGCTGCCTGAACCACCTGGAGACCATCGACGACGGCACCATCGAGATCGAGGGCGAAGCCCTGGCCACGGCGGTGCCGGGCGGCCACAGCCGCTACGCCAGCGACGGGGACGTGCGCCGCATCTGCCGCAAGATGGGCATGGTGTTCCAGTCGTTCAACCTGTTCCCGCACATGACCGTGCTGCAGAACATCATCGAAGCGCCCATGATCGTCAAGGGCATGGCGCGCGCCGCCATCGTGCCCAAGGCCGAGGAACTGCTGCGCAAGGTCGGCCTGCTGAACAAGCGCGACAACTATCCGACGCGCCTGTCCGGCGGCCAGAAGCAGCGCGTGGCCATCGCCCGCGCGCTGGCGATGGAGCCGGACATCATGCTGTTCGACGAACCGACCTCGGCGCTCGACCCCGAGCTGACGGGCGAAGTGCTGCGCACCATGCGCCAGCTGGCCGACGAGCACATGACCATGCTGGTGGTGACCCACGAAATGGGCTTCGCCCGCGAAGTGGCGCACCGCGTCATCTTCATGGACGAAGGCCGCATCGTCGAAGAGGCGCCCTCGGCCGACTTCTTCCGCGCGCCGCAGCATCCGCGCAGCCGCGAGTTCCTGGCGCACATGCTGTAA
- a CDS encoding amino acid ABC transporter permease: protein MDYVLSLLGPLAQGAKVTLTLFFITLALAVPLGLVLALLRISKWGFVSQLVNGYIWLMRGTPLMLQMLFIYFALPFVPVVGIRLPDFPAAVVAFALNYAAYFAEIFRAGIQSVDRGQYEGSKVLGMTYLQTLRRIVLPQMVQRVLPPMSNETITLVKDTSLIYVLALNDILRTARGIVQRDFTTTPFLVAAAFYLIMTLVLTWFFQRMEKRYAKYDQ from the coding sequence ATGGACTACGTACTCTCCCTCCTGGGACCCCTGGCGCAAGGCGCGAAAGTGACCTTGACGCTGTTCTTCATCACGCTGGCGCTGGCCGTGCCGCTGGGCCTGGTGCTGGCGCTGCTGCGGATCTCCAAGTGGGGCTTCGTCAGCCAGCTGGTCAACGGCTACATCTGGCTGATGCGCGGCACGCCGCTGATGCTGCAGATGCTGTTCATCTACTTCGCGCTGCCGTTCGTGCCGGTGGTTGGGATCCGCCTGCCCGACTTCCCGGCGGCGGTGGTGGCGTTCGCGCTGAACTACGCGGCGTATTTCGCCGAGATCTTCCGCGCCGGCATCCAGTCGGTCGATCGCGGCCAGTACGAAGGCAGCAAGGTGCTGGGCATGACCTACCTGCAGACGCTGCGCCGCATCGTGCTGCCGCAGATGGTGCAGCGGGTGCTGCCGCCCATGAGCAACGAGACCATCACGCTGGTCAAGGACACCTCCCTGATCTACGTGCTGGCGCTCAACGACATCCTGCGCACCGCGCGCGGCATCGTGCAGCGCGACTTCACGACCACGCCGTTCCTGGTCGCGGCCGCCTTCTATCTCATCATGACGCTGGTGTTGACGTGGTTCTTCCAGCGTATGGAAAAGCGCTATGCCAAATACGACCAGTAA
- a CDS encoding amino acid ABC transporter substrate-binding protein has product MKKLTAVLLVSATTMLTACGPSDNAPAASAQAPAAARKVVVGLDDNFPPMGFRDANNQIVGFDVDMAKEASKRLGLEVEFKPIDWSAKEAELNGKRVDVLWNGLTITEERKKNISFTAPYMANHQIIIVGNASPVKAKADLAGKVVGAQDGSSATDAIAKDPVAGSIKEVKKFGDNVTALMDLAAGRLDAIVVDEVVGRYLISKRAGEYRVLDDNFGTEDYGVGVRKDDTELLGKLDKTLDSMKQDGTAGRIATQWFGANIVK; this is encoded by the coding sequence ATGAAAAAACTGACTGCTGTTCTTCTCGTGTCCGCCACCACGATGCTGACCGCTTGCGGCCCGTCCGACAACGCGCCGGCCGCCAGCGCGCAGGCCCCGGCCGCCGCCCGCAAGGTCGTCGTCGGCCTGGACGACAACTTCCCGCCCATGGGTTTCCGCGACGCCAACAACCAGATCGTCGGCTTTGACGTGGACATGGCCAAGGAAGCCAGCAAGCGCCTGGGCCTGGAAGTCGAATTCAAGCCGATCGACTGGAGCGCCAAGGAAGCCGAACTGAACGGCAAGCGCGTCGACGTGCTCTGGAACGGCCTGACCATCACCGAAGAGCGCAAGAAGAACATCAGCTTCACCGCGCCCTACATGGCCAACCACCAGATCATCATCGTCGGCAACGCCTCGCCGGTGAAGGCCAAGGCCGATCTGGCCGGCAAGGTGGTCGGCGCCCAGGACGGCAGCAGCGCCACCGACGCCATCGCCAAGGACCCGGTCGCCGGCAGCATCAAGGAAGTCAAGAAGTTCGGCGACAACGTCACCGCGCTGATGGACCTGGCCGCCGGCCGCCTCGACGCCATCGTGGTCGACGAAGTCGTGGGCCGTTACCTGATCAGCAAGCGCGCCGGCGAATACCGTGTGCTGGACGACAACTTCGGCACCGAAGACTACGGCGTCGGCGTGCGCAAGGACGACACCGAACTGCTGGGCAAGCTCGACAAGACCCTGGATTCGATGAAGCAGGACGGCACCGCCGGCCGCATCGCGACCCAATGGTTCGGCGCCAACATCGTCAAGTAA
- a CDS encoding NAD(P)H-dependent flavin oxidoreductase produces MKPLPSLLPLIQAPMVGSFSPLAIAACRAGALGSLACAALGPDALREQIAAIRAETDAPFNLNFFSHTPPATDEAAQARWRETLAPYYREAGLELSAAGSGPGRAPFDEAMCQVVEELRPAVVSFHFGLPDEALLERVRRAGAMVLSSATTVEEARWLDARGVDAIIAQGVEAGGHRGMFLTDDIGAQPGLYALLPQVVDAVGVPVIAAGGIADGRGIAASFALGAAAAQLGTAYLLTPQAGRSAIHRQAVRAARDDATRLTNLYTGRPARGLLTRFMREQGPMSAVAPAFPLATGAVDPLRAAVEKRGSGDFSLLWSGEAAALARETDAEALTRQLWDDALDCAAGLRAGMAARAG; encoded by the coding sequence ATGAAACCGCTGCCTTCGCTGTTGCCCCTGATCCAAGCGCCGATGGTCGGCTCCTTCAGCCCGCTGGCGATTGCCGCCTGCCGCGCCGGCGCGCTCGGGTCGCTGGCCTGTGCCGCGCTCGGTCCGGACGCGCTGCGCGAGCAGATCGCCGCCATCCGCGCCGAGACCGACGCGCCGTTCAACCTGAATTTCTTCAGCCACACCCCGCCGGCCACCGACGAGGCGGCCCAGGCCCGCTGGCGCGAGACGCTGGCGCCGTACTACCGCGAGGCCGGGCTGGAGCTGTCGGCCGCCGGCAGCGGCCCGGGCCGCGCGCCGTTCGACGAGGCCATGTGCCAGGTGGTCGAGGAACTGCGGCCAGCGGTGGTCAGCTTCCATTTCGGCTTGCCGGACGAGGCGCTGCTCGAGCGGGTGCGGCGCGCCGGGGCCATGGTGCTGTCGTCCGCCACCACGGTCGAAGAGGCGCGCTGGCTCGACGCCCGTGGCGTGGATGCCATCATCGCCCAGGGCGTGGAGGCCGGCGGCCATCGCGGCATGTTCCTGACCGACGACATCGGCGCCCAGCCGGGCCTGTACGCCTTGCTGCCCCAGGTGGTGGACGCTGTCGGCGTGCCGGTGATCGCGGCCGGCGGCATCGCCGATGGGCGCGGGATCGCCGCGTCCTTCGCGCTCGGCGCGGCGGCGGCGCAGCTGGGCACCGCCTATCTGCTGACGCCGCAGGCGGGCCGCTCGGCCATCCACCGCCAGGCGGTGCGCGCGGCGCGCGACGACGCCACGCGCCTGACCAATCTGTACACCGGCCGCCCGGCGCGCGGGCTGTTGACGCGCTTCATGCGCGAACAGGGGCCGATGAGCGCGGTGGCGCCCGCGTTTCCACTGGCGACCGGGGCGGTCGATCCGCTGCGGGCGGCGGTGGAAAAGCGCGGCAGCGGCGATTTCTCGCTGCTCTGGTCGGGCGAAGCCGCCGCGCTGGCGCGCGAGACCGACGCCGAGGCCCTGACCCGCCAGTTGTGGGACGACGCGCTCGACTGCGCCGCCGGCCTGCGCGCGGGCATGGCGGCGCGGGCGGGCTAG
- a CDS encoding TlpA family protein disulfide reductase yields the protein MSPALRLGPLVFPIELALLAAAVVVGLVAGRLLAGARAEDAGRALWRCLLLGLLVARLAFVWQYRDHFLQDPLKMLDLRDGGWSGPAGLAAALLYGAYAVLRDRAPRRAVLAAMALGTAVWLGGGRLLAPSAQPQPQLAALSLQQLDGKPATLAAFQGKPTVVNLWASWCPPCRREMPAFEQAQAANPDIHFVFLNQGEAASTVRQYLDEHAPSLANALLDPAGDASRQMSNRGLPATLFLDAQGRLMDLRVGELSSATLAQRLEAIRAADPGQ from the coding sequence ATGAGTCCCGCCCTCCGTCTTGGCCCCCTGGTATTTCCCATCGAACTGGCGCTGCTGGCGGCCGCCGTCGTCGTCGGCCTGGTCGCCGGCCGCCTGCTGGCCGGCGCGCGCGCCGAGGACGCCGGCCGCGCATTGTGGCGCTGCCTGCTGCTGGGCCTGCTGGTGGCCCGGCTGGCCTTCGTCTGGCAATACCGCGATCACTTCCTGCAGGATCCGCTCAAAATGCTGGACCTGCGCGATGGCGGCTGGTCCGGGCCGGCCGGCCTGGCCGCGGCGCTGCTCTACGGCGCCTACGCCGTGCTGCGCGACCGCGCCCCGCGCCGCGCCGTGCTGGCCGCGATGGCGCTGGGCACGGCCGTCTGGCTGGGCGGCGGCCGCCTGCTGGCGCCGTCGGCGCAGCCGCAGCCCCAACTGGCGGCCCTGTCGCTGCAACAGCTCGACGGCAAGCCCGCTACGCTGGCCGCCTTCCAGGGCAAGCCCACGGTCGTGAACCTGTGGGCCAGCTGGTGCCCGCCATGCCGCCGCGAGATGCCGGCCTTCGAGCAGGCCCAGGCGGCCAACCCCGACATCCATTTCGTCTTTCTGAATCAGGGCGAAGCGGCAAGCACCGTGCGCCAGTACCTGGACGAACACGCGCCGTCCCTGGCCAACGCCCTGCTCGACCCGGCCGGCGACGCCTCGCGCCAGATGAGCAACCGCGGCTTGCCCGCGACGCTGTTCCTCGACGCCCAGGGCCGGCTGATGGACCTGCGCGTCGGCGAACTGTCGAGCGCCACGCTGGCGCAGCGGCTGGAAGCGATCCGGGCGGCCGACCCCGGCCAGTGA